Proteins encoded together in one Plutella xylostella chromosome 17, ilPluXylo3.1, whole genome shotgun sequence window:
- the LOC125489748 gene encoding uncharacterized protein LOC125489748 isoform X1 gives MIRIRKCVVDGCKSDVGSKTSRWPHDPRVSDVWLDTLKPYCSGLMGLPRYRLREKVVCLKHFEPKSFTRGRRHYMAVPSLFTAEEISSGKPKYENFHSMHAKWDHDYAKKIPLNAPLETTKRHLSGSELEDIIKVLNTVNLEHSYALPPNKKKKFNTDGNDTNGSCGSNSQRELDNFNISAATDISGTIPDDITTAECTVRIPEVISPSCSRRSNVTLETKTARKRLIKSVQQLTPRCKKMYQKCSTILKSRRRIVQSYQERIEKAEKLNQNKSFSELVEKLTPQAKTFLKMQVTLANKHIKRRRFTTEQKLLALSLQKQSPKGYKLLHKIFILPSRRTLRKFTHHISLAPGINENIFTQLKESVRNWDDKKKCCSIVFDEVALTPHLTFLESEDRIDGFVNFGAEVERKLCDHALVFMVRGICTSWRQPIAYYLCEGTTPTIKLKNILKEVVTAVSQTGLLPKALVCDQGSTFQSCMNSMRADTRRCQLLRNDPPNNKVEIDGHALNIIFDPPHLIKGIRNNF, from the exons ATGATTCGGATTCGCAAGTGCGTCGTAGATGGCTGCAAATCTGATGTGGGATCTAAAACCTCCCGGTGGCCGCATGACCCTCGAGTTTCAGATGTTTGGTTGGACACTCTCAAACCATATTGTTCCGGGTTGATGGGCCTACCTAGATATCGTCTCAGGGAAAAAGTT GTGTGTTTGAAGCATTTTGAACCCAAAAGTTTCACAAGAGGAAGGAGGCACTACATGGctgtaccatctttatttacagCTGAGGAAATTTCATCTGGCAAGccaaaatatgaaa atttcCACTCCATGCATGCTAAATGGGATCACGattatgcaaagaaaatacctcTCAATGCACCTCTGGAAACTACCAAAAGACATCTGTCAGGATCAGAAC TGGAAGACATTATAAAAGTGTTAAATACAGTGAACCTTGAGCATTCATATGCACTGCCAcccaataaaaaaaagaagttTAATACTG ATGGTAACGACACTAATGGCTCGTGTGGTTCTAACTCGCAGAGAGAGttagataattttaacatATCCGCAGCAACAGACA tttcaggaACCATTCCTGATGATATTACGACCGCAGAATGTACTGTTCGTATTCCGGAAGTCATATCTCCTAGCTGTTCAAGAAGGTCCAATGTGACATTAG AAACCAAGACGGCAAGGAAAAGACTTATAAAAAGTGTACAACAATTAACCCCCAGATGCAAGAAAATGTACCAAAAATGCTCGACTATACTGAAATCCCGTCGCCGTATAGTTCAGTCATACCAGGAGCGAATAGAAAAAGCTGAAAAACTAAATCAGAACAAATCTTTTTCTGAGCTTGTAGAGAAACTGACTCCTCAAGCCAAGACATTCCTTAAAATGCAGGTCACGCTCGCCAATAAACACATAAAAAGACGGAGGTTCACAACTGAACAGAAACTCTTGGCTCTATCACTCCAAAAGCAAAGTCCGAAAGGATATAAATTGCTGCACAAGATATTTATCTTGCCTAGCAGGCGAACTCTAAGAAAATTTACTCATCATATTTCTCTTGCACCGGGAATAAATGAAAACATATTTACACAACTAAAGGAGTCAGTTCGGAATTGGGATGACAAAAAAAAGTGCTGTTCCATTGTGTTTGATGAAGTGGCGTTGACACCTCATTTGACATTCTTAGAATCTGAAGATCGCATTGACGGTTTTGTGAATTTTGGTGCCGAAGTGGAAAGGAAACTATGCGATCATGCCCTTGTTTTTATGGTTCGAGGTATATGCACTTCATGGAGACAGCCCATAGcttattatttatgtgaagGAACAACTCCAACTATTAAGttgaaaaacattttaaag GAAGTAGTAACTGCTGTCTCTCAAACGGGACTTCTTCCAAAAGCGCTAGTATGCGACCAAGGGTCGACGTTTCAATCCTGCATGAACAGTATGCGAGCAGATACTCGCAGATGTCAATTGCTCCGTAATGATCCCCCAA ATAACAAAGTGGAGATTGATGGTCATGCGCTGAACATAATTTTCGACCCTCCGCACCTCATTAAAGGGATACGGAATAACTTTTGA
- the LOC125489748 gene encoding uncharacterized protein LOC125489748 isoform X4, with the protein MIRIRKCVVDGCKSDVGSKTSRWPHDPRVSDVWLDTLKPYCSGLMGLPRYRLREKVVCLKHFEPKSFTRGRRHYMAVPSLFTAEEISSGKPKYENFHSMHAKWDHDYAKKIPLNAPLETTKRHLSGSEHGNDTNGSCGSNSQRELDNFNISAATDRTIPDDITTAECTVRIPEVISPSCSRRSNVTLETKTARKRLIKSVQQLTPRCKKMYQKCSTILKSRRRIVQSYQERIEKAEKLNQNKSFSELVEKLTPQAKTFLKMQVTLANKHIKRRRFTTEQKLLALSLQKQSPKGYKLLHKIFILPSRRTLRKFTHHISLAPGINENIFTQLKESVRNWDDKKKCCSIVFDEVALTPHLTFLESEDRIDGFVNFGAEVERKLCDHALVFMVRGICTSWRQPIAYYLCEGTTPTIKLKNILKEVVTAVSQTGLLPKALVCDQGSTFQSCMNSMRADTRRCQLLRNDPPNNKVEIDGHALNIIFDPPHLIKGIRNNF; encoded by the exons ATGATTCGGATTCGCAAGTGCGTCGTAGATGGCTGCAAATCTGATGTGGGATCTAAAACCTCCCGGTGGCCGCATGACCCTCGAGTTTCAGATGTTTGGTTGGACACTCTCAAACCATATTGTTCCGGGTTGATGGGCCTACCTAGATATCGTCTCAGGGAAAAAGTT GTGTGTTTGAAGCATTTTGAACCCAAAAGTTTCACAAGAGGAAGGAGGCACTACATGGctgtaccatctttatttacagCTGAGGAAATTTCATCTGGCAAGccaaaatatgaaa atttcCACTCCATGCATGCTAAATGGGATCACGattatgcaaagaaaatacctcTCAATGCACCTCTGGAAACTACCAAAAGACATCTGTCAGGATCAGAAC ATGGTAACGACACTAATGGCTCGTGTGGTTCTAACTCGCAGAGAGAGttagataattttaacatATCCGCAGCAACAGACA gaACCATTCCTGATGATATTACGACCGCAGAATGTACTGTTCGTATTCCGGAAGTCATATCTCCTAGCTGTTCAAGAAGGTCCAATGTGACATTAG AAACCAAGACGGCAAGGAAAAGACTTATAAAAAGTGTACAACAATTAACCCCCAGATGCAAGAAAATGTACCAAAAATGCTCGACTATACTGAAATCCCGTCGCCGTATAGTTCAGTCATACCAGGAGCGAATAGAAAAAGCTGAAAAACTAAATCAGAACAAATCTTTTTCTGAGCTTGTAGAGAAACTGACTCCTCAAGCCAAGACATTCCTTAAAATGCAGGTCACGCTCGCCAATAAACACATAAAAAGACGGAGGTTCACAACTGAACAGAAACTCTTGGCTCTATCACTCCAAAAGCAAAGTCCGAAAGGATATAAATTGCTGCACAAGATATTTATCTTGCCTAGCAGGCGAACTCTAAGAAAATTTACTCATCATATTTCTCTTGCACCGGGAATAAATGAAAACATATTTACACAACTAAAGGAGTCAGTTCGGAATTGGGATGACAAAAAAAAGTGCTGTTCCATTGTGTTTGATGAAGTGGCGTTGACACCTCATTTGACATTCTTAGAATCTGAAGATCGCATTGACGGTTTTGTGAATTTTGGTGCCGAAGTGGAAAGGAAACTATGCGATCATGCCCTTGTTTTTATGGTTCGAGGTATATGCACTTCATGGAGACAGCCCATAGcttattatttatgtgaagGAACAACTCCAACTATTAAGttgaaaaacattttaaag GAAGTAGTAACTGCTGTCTCTCAAACGGGACTTCTTCCAAAAGCGCTAGTATGCGACCAAGGGTCGACGTTTCAATCCTGCATGAACAGTATGCGAGCAGATACTCGCAGATGTCAATTGCTCCGTAATGATCCCCCAA ATAACAAAGTGGAGATTGATGGTCATGCGCTGAACATAATTTTCGACCCTCCGCACCTCATTAAAGGGATACGGAATAACTTTTGA
- the LOC125489748 gene encoding uncharacterized protein LOC125489748 isoform X2, with amino-acid sequence MIRIRKCVVDGCKSDVGSKTSRWPHDPRVSDVWLDTLKPYCSGLMGLPRYRLREKVVCLKHFEPKSFTRGRRHYMAVPSLFTAEEISSGKPKYENFHSMHAKWDHDYAKKIPLNAPLETTKRHLSGSELEDIIKVLNTVNLEHSYALPPNKKKKFNTDGNDTNGSCGSNSQRELDNFNISAATDRTIPDDITTAECTVRIPEVISPSCSRRSNVTLETKTARKRLIKSVQQLTPRCKKMYQKCSTILKSRRRIVQSYQERIEKAEKLNQNKSFSELVEKLTPQAKTFLKMQVTLANKHIKRRRFTTEQKLLALSLQKQSPKGYKLLHKIFILPSRRTLRKFTHHISLAPGINENIFTQLKESVRNWDDKKKCCSIVFDEVALTPHLTFLESEDRIDGFVNFGAEVERKLCDHALVFMVRGICTSWRQPIAYYLCEGTTPTIKLKNILKEVVTAVSQTGLLPKALVCDQGSTFQSCMNSMRADTRRCQLLRNDPPNNKVEIDGHALNIIFDPPHLIKGIRNNF; translated from the exons ATGATTCGGATTCGCAAGTGCGTCGTAGATGGCTGCAAATCTGATGTGGGATCTAAAACCTCCCGGTGGCCGCATGACCCTCGAGTTTCAGATGTTTGGTTGGACACTCTCAAACCATATTGTTCCGGGTTGATGGGCCTACCTAGATATCGTCTCAGGGAAAAAGTT GTGTGTTTGAAGCATTTTGAACCCAAAAGTTTCACAAGAGGAAGGAGGCACTACATGGctgtaccatctttatttacagCTGAGGAAATTTCATCTGGCAAGccaaaatatgaaa atttcCACTCCATGCATGCTAAATGGGATCACGattatgcaaagaaaatacctcTCAATGCACCTCTGGAAACTACCAAAAGACATCTGTCAGGATCAGAAC TGGAAGACATTATAAAAGTGTTAAATACAGTGAACCTTGAGCATTCATATGCACTGCCAcccaataaaaaaaagaagttTAATACTG ATGGTAACGACACTAATGGCTCGTGTGGTTCTAACTCGCAGAGAGAGttagataattttaacatATCCGCAGCAACAGACA gaACCATTCCTGATGATATTACGACCGCAGAATGTACTGTTCGTATTCCGGAAGTCATATCTCCTAGCTGTTCAAGAAGGTCCAATGTGACATTAG AAACCAAGACGGCAAGGAAAAGACTTATAAAAAGTGTACAACAATTAACCCCCAGATGCAAGAAAATGTACCAAAAATGCTCGACTATACTGAAATCCCGTCGCCGTATAGTTCAGTCATACCAGGAGCGAATAGAAAAAGCTGAAAAACTAAATCAGAACAAATCTTTTTCTGAGCTTGTAGAGAAACTGACTCCTCAAGCCAAGACATTCCTTAAAATGCAGGTCACGCTCGCCAATAAACACATAAAAAGACGGAGGTTCACAACTGAACAGAAACTCTTGGCTCTATCACTCCAAAAGCAAAGTCCGAAAGGATATAAATTGCTGCACAAGATATTTATCTTGCCTAGCAGGCGAACTCTAAGAAAATTTACTCATCATATTTCTCTTGCACCGGGAATAAATGAAAACATATTTACACAACTAAAGGAGTCAGTTCGGAATTGGGATGACAAAAAAAAGTGCTGTTCCATTGTGTTTGATGAAGTGGCGTTGACACCTCATTTGACATTCTTAGAATCTGAAGATCGCATTGACGGTTTTGTGAATTTTGGTGCCGAAGTGGAAAGGAAACTATGCGATCATGCCCTTGTTTTTATGGTTCGAGGTATATGCACTTCATGGAGACAGCCCATAGcttattatttatgtgaagGAACAACTCCAACTATTAAGttgaaaaacattttaaag GAAGTAGTAACTGCTGTCTCTCAAACGGGACTTCTTCCAAAAGCGCTAGTATGCGACCAAGGGTCGACGTTTCAATCCTGCATGAACAGTATGCGAGCAGATACTCGCAGATGTCAATTGCTCCGTAATGATCCCCCAA ATAACAAAGTGGAGATTGATGGTCATGCGCTGAACATAATTTTCGACCCTCCGCACCTCATTAAAGGGATACGGAATAACTTTTGA
- the LOC125489748 gene encoding uncharacterized protein LOC125489748 isoform X3, translating into MIRIRKCVVDGCKSDVGSKTSRWPHDPRVSDVWLDTLKPYCSGLMGLPRYRLREKVVCLKHFEPKSFTRGRRHYMAVPSLFTAEEISSGKPKYENFHSMHAKWDHDYAKKIPLNAPLETTKRHLSGSEHGNDTNGSCGSNSQRELDNFNISAATDISGTIPDDITTAECTVRIPEVISPSCSRRSNVTLETKTARKRLIKSVQQLTPRCKKMYQKCSTILKSRRRIVQSYQERIEKAEKLNQNKSFSELVEKLTPQAKTFLKMQVTLANKHIKRRRFTTEQKLLALSLQKQSPKGYKLLHKIFILPSRRTLRKFTHHISLAPGINENIFTQLKESVRNWDDKKKCCSIVFDEVALTPHLTFLESEDRIDGFVNFGAEVERKLCDHALVFMVRGICTSWRQPIAYYLCEGTTPTIKLKNILKEVVTAVSQTGLLPKALVCDQGSTFQSCMNSMRADTRRCQLLRNDPPNNKVEIDGHALNIIFDPPHLIKGIRNNF; encoded by the exons ATGATTCGGATTCGCAAGTGCGTCGTAGATGGCTGCAAATCTGATGTGGGATCTAAAACCTCCCGGTGGCCGCATGACCCTCGAGTTTCAGATGTTTGGTTGGACACTCTCAAACCATATTGTTCCGGGTTGATGGGCCTACCTAGATATCGTCTCAGGGAAAAAGTT GTGTGTTTGAAGCATTTTGAACCCAAAAGTTTCACAAGAGGAAGGAGGCACTACATGGctgtaccatctttatttacagCTGAGGAAATTTCATCTGGCAAGccaaaatatgaaa atttcCACTCCATGCATGCTAAATGGGATCACGattatgcaaagaaaatacctcTCAATGCACCTCTGGAAACTACCAAAAGACATCTGTCAGGATCAGAAC ATGGTAACGACACTAATGGCTCGTGTGGTTCTAACTCGCAGAGAGAGttagataattttaacatATCCGCAGCAACAGACA tttcaggaACCATTCCTGATGATATTACGACCGCAGAATGTACTGTTCGTATTCCGGAAGTCATATCTCCTAGCTGTTCAAGAAGGTCCAATGTGACATTAG AAACCAAGACGGCAAGGAAAAGACTTATAAAAAGTGTACAACAATTAACCCCCAGATGCAAGAAAATGTACCAAAAATGCTCGACTATACTGAAATCCCGTCGCCGTATAGTTCAGTCATACCAGGAGCGAATAGAAAAAGCTGAAAAACTAAATCAGAACAAATCTTTTTCTGAGCTTGTAGAGAAACTGACTCCTCAAGCCAAGACATTCCTTAAAATGCAGGTCACGCTCGCCAATAAACACATAAAAAGACGGAGGTTCACAACTGAACAGAAACTCTTGGCTCTATCACTCCAAAAGCAAAGTCCGAAAGGATATAAATTGCTGCACAAGATATTTATCTTGCCTAGCAGGCGAACTCTAAGAAAATTTACTCATCATATTTCTCTTGCACCGGGAATAAATGAAAACATATTTACACAACTAAAGGAGTCAGTTCGGAATTGGGATGACAAAAAAAAGTGCTGTTCCATTGTGTTTGATGAAGTGGCGTTGACACCTCATTTGACATTCTTAGAATCTGAAGATCGCATTGACGGTTTTGTGAATTTTGGTGCCGAAGTGGAAAGGAAACTATGCGATCATGCCCTTGTTTTTATGGTTCGAGGTATATGCACTTCATGGAGACAGCCCATAGcttattatttatgtgaagGAACAACTCCAACTATTAAGttgaaaaacattttaaag GAAGTAGTAACTGCTGTCTCTCAAACGGGACTTCTTCCAAAAGCGCTAGTATGCGACCAAGGGTCGACGTTTCAATCCTGCATGAACAGTATGCGAGCAGATACTCGCAGATGTCAATTGCTCCGTAATGATCCCCCAA ATAACAAAGTGGAGATTGATGGTCATGCGCTGAACATAATTTTCGACCCTCCGCACCTCATTAAAGGGATACGGAATAACTTTTGA